A genome region from Nitrospinota bacterium includes the following:
- a CDS encoding PBP1A family penicillin-binding protein, with amino-acid sequence MKKILKNQRPQKTASKKNPLSLKKLILISTLFLFLSGIFIATLGAGFLYFHYSKDLPDIRTLKSYQPSTITKLFSDNDELIAEFYIEKRIIVSQENIPLQLKQATLAVEDSNFYYHLGIDPKAIFRAMITNFQAGEVVEGASTITQQLSKTLFLTRDRNFTRKIKEAILAIRMELIFSKDEILEMYLNQIYYGHGSYGVEAAARTYFAKKAKYLNVEECAMLASLPKAPNNYTPYRYPERAKKRRNHAIRRMEHLGFISKEESERAQNENFKLGEVTDMLNKAPYFVEYIRQFLQKTYGSKNLYRSGLKVYTTLNIDYQEVAQKAVQENLLIADKRYGYRGPLGKVDLTLNPLAVQTTLLELNDFQEQEDTRVKPGTILKGAVLEVTDDDVLVGLGKDEGIIELKDMDWARTPNTGVDGIWAKISSARQALSVGDLILVKVKGRRDEDMKWSLSLEQEPEVEAGLLSLEPGTGHIKAMVGGYNFSKSQFNRAVQAVRQPGSAFKPIIYASAIAEGYSPASIVIDSPIIFKEKEDAFDKWKPVNFEKKFYGPTSIRTALTHSRNIVTVKLLQNIGVNRAVQMAQDLGITSTLEKNLSIALGSSGVTLMEITSAYSAFANRGERISPIAVRLIEDRNGELLYSAQPHVSQPISSGMAYTITSLMQSVVQNGTATKVKVLNRPIAGKTGTTNNNVDAWFIGFTPGVVTGVWVGKDNYEQLGKNETGSRAAIPIWLQYMDYVLQGKPVQNFPVSNEVLFSKTNPATGEKANFGDPEAQFEVFIDDNIPKREEAEIDSVKDEAF; translated from the coding sequence ATGAAAAAAATATTAAAAAATCAGCGTCCTCAAAAAACTGCTTCTAAAAAAAATCCTCTCTCTCTAAAAAAGCTTATTTTAATAAGCACTCTATTTCTGTTCCTGAGTGGGATATTCATTGCCACCCTGGGAGCAGGGTTCCTTTATTTTCATTATTCCAAGGACCTGCCGGATATTCGGACGCTAAAAAGTTATCAACCCAGTACCATTACCAAGTTGTTTTCGGATAACGATGAACTGATTGCAGAGTTTTACATCGAGAAGAGAATAATAGTCTCACAGGAAAACATTCCCCTGCAATTAAAACAAGCCACCCTTGCCGTGGAAGACTCCAATTTTTATTACCATTTAGGCATCGATCCAAAAGCCATTTTCCGGGCAATGATCACAAACTTCCAAGCGGGGGAGGTCGTGGAGGGAGCCAGTACCATCACCCAGCAATTGTCGAAAACATTATTCCTCACCCGAGACCGAAATTTCACCCGAAAAATAAAAGAAGCCATCCTGGCCATCCGTATGGAATTGATTTTTTCCAAGGATGAAATTCTTGAAATGTATTTGAACCAGATTTATTACGGTCACGGAAGCTATGGAGTCGAGGCGGCGGCCCGCACTTATTTTGCAAAAAAAGCCAAGTATCTTAATGTAGAAGAATGCGCCATGCTTGCAAGCCTTCCCAAGGCACCCAATAATTACACCCCTTACCGTTATCCCGAGCGTGCAAAAAAAAGGCGCAACCACGCCATCAGGAGAATGGAACATTTGGGATTCATCTCCAAGGAAGAGTCTGAAAGGGCCCAGAATGAAAATTTCAAGCTTGGGGAAGTCACTGACATGCTCAACAAGGCTCCTTACTTTGTGGAATACATACGCCAGTTTCTACAGAAGACCTACGGCAGCAAAAATCTTTATCGTAGTGGCTTAAAGGTTTATACCACTTTAAATATAGATTACCAGGAAGTCGCCCAAAAAGCGGTGCAGGAAAACCTCCTGATAGCGGACAAACGGTATGGTTATCGCGGTCCTCTGGGAAAGGTGGACTTGACTCTAAACCCTTTGGCCGTTCAAACCACCCTGCTCGAACTCAACGACTTCCAGGAACAGGAGGATACTCGTGTTAAACCAGGAACGATCCTCAAGGGAGCTGTTCTTGAGGTGACAGACGATGATGTCCTCGTTGGACTGGGAAAAGATGAAGGCATCATTGAACTCAAGGATATGGACTGGGCGCGAACACCCAATACTGGAGTAGATGGAATATGGGCCAAAATATCCAGCGCCAGACAAGCCTTGTCGGTGGGAGACCTGATCCTGGTAAAAGTAAAGGGCCGACGAGATGAGGACATGAAATGGTCACTGAGCCTGGAACAGGAGCCGGAAGTCGAAGCGGGCCTTCTCAGCCTGGAACCGGGAACGGGACACATCAAGGCCATGGTTGGCGGTTATAATTTCTCCAAAAGCCAGTTCAACCGGGCTGTCCAGGCCGTCCGCCAACCAGGGTCCGCTTTCAAGCCGATTATTTACGCCTCTGCTATTGCGGAGGGGTATTCCCCAGCCAGTATCGTCATCGATTCTCCAATTATATTCAAAGAAAAAGAGGACGCCTTCGATAAATGGAAACCCGTCAATTTTGAAAAAAAATTCTATGGTCCAACGTCTATCAGGACGGCTCTCACCCATTCGAGAAATATAGTGACCGTAAAACTTTTGCAAAACATCGGCGTTAACCGCGCTGTTCAAATGGCGCAGGATCTGGGCATCACCAGCACTCTTGAGAAAAACTTATCCATTGCTCTGGGTTCTTCAGGCGTGACTCTTATGGAAATCACGTCCGCGTATTCCGCATTCGCCAATCGGGGTGAAAGGATCTCTCCAATAGCGGTCCGTCTGATCGAAGATAGGAATGGAGAATTGCTTTATTCCGCCCAACCGCATGTGAGCCAGCCTATTTCCAGCGGCATGGCCTATACAATCACCAGCCTGATGCAGAGTGTCGTGCAAAACGGTACGGCAACGAAGGTAAAGGTTTTAAACCGCCCTATCGCTGGCAAAACCGGAACAACCAATAATAATGTGGACGCCTGGTTCATCGGCTTCACACCGGGAGTCGTTACCGGCGTCTGGGTCGGGAAAGACAACTATGAACAACTGGGGAAAAACGAAACCGGGTCCAGGGCGGCAATTCCCATCTGGCTGCAATATATGGACTATGTGCTTCAAGGAAAGCCCGTCCAAAACTTTCCGGTTTCCAATGAAGTATTATTTTCAAAAACCAA
- a CDS encoding DUF5069 domain-containing protein, protein MNLNETFPRSPRDKMNGLVFLPRMIDKARAFKQNSLGEYIFPCPLDKKILEFLKIDAEEWASFVNSNNEEQISQWVKEICFSRQPEEIELINKKILKRQPASEDRWKYFFKLRDNIDPSRTDVTTWVDLMDLEEGRPKTK, encoded by the coding sequence ATGAATCTTAACGAAACGTTTCCAAGAAGCCCCAGAGATAAAATGAACGGCCTGGTTTTCCTTCCCCGGATGATCGATAAGGCCCGGGCTTTTAAACAAAACTCTCTGGGAGAGTATATTTTCCCCTGCCCTCTCGACAAAAAGATTCTAGAGTTTCTTAAAATAGATGCAGAAGAATGGGCCAGTTTTGTAAATTCAAATAATGAGGAGCAAATCTCCCAATGGGTCAAGGAAATATGTTTTTCCCGCCAGCCGGAAGAAATTGAATTGATCAATAAAAAAATCCTAAAACGCCAACCCGCCAGTGAAGATCGCTGGAAGTATTTTTTCAAATTGCGTGATAATATAGATCCTTCGCGGACCGATGTCACCACCTGGGTCGATCTCATGGACTTGGAAGAAGGCCGCCCCAAAACCAAATGA